From the Alkalibacter rhizosphaerae genome, one window contains:
- a CDS encoding vitamin B12-dependent ribonucleotide reductase, whose translation MSHLKASVQRVFTTKLEEDKSLSVYDLFQWKTVDVFMKNWKTGKTIADMPELEFPEHYSQNACNIIATKYFRKAGVNNSVGHERSMRDVADRLVRFWVDSLKDEGVLKTKEAYQIVYDELVFGLLSQMWAPNSPQWFNTGLFNSYGIRGEKDNLYYYDSESGEVVESPDRYSRTQASACFILSIEDKLMGDHSITEQYVSETKLFKGGSGVGTNFSNIRGLDEKLSSGGHSSGMMSFLQGLDRNAGAIKSGGTTRRAAKMVITDIDHPEIESFITWKAKEEQKVRDLGKMGYDTSMDGEAYATVSGQNSNNSVRLTGEFMESVFNLKTDPDAMITLKGRTDDQVNKDVKVSYLWNLINQSSWECADPGLQFDDIFNAWHTCPGGEDGKVGAKYNRINATNPCSEYAFLDDTACNLASINVYRFYDEENNSFDVTKFVHLIEMIQLVLESSIHWGQFPTKDIARKSHLFRTTGLGLANTSSLLLAMGLPYDSDESRNLVATLSGIMTGASYRMSAFMAEIVGPFEKYEINREHMLRVIRNHSRVAGAMEDELEDISYTPVMVDHDVLKNMNQGKLGEVLKEVWTDAYKYGKEFGYRNAQVSVIAPTGTISLAMDCGATSIEPFYSHMVFKQLVGGGSMEMVNPILEIALKNLGYNEEAIKEIMDYIMEKDDDGKVMHGSVIGAPRLKEEHYPIFDTANTISPEGHVMMVSAITPLISGSVSKTVNLPNQAKVEDIDMIHRLAWKTGTKAIALYRDGCKASQPLSSGMAEDQEKDLEEYTYKELVEYAKNCVKHVPNRKRPGGMRTSRTHSAKIGDIELYITIGFYEDGNLAEVFVSTDKEGTVVKGLLASMSKALSNMLQYNIPPKELSRLLRGQQFEPAGFVARHPYIKYASSIADLLSKIIDIEMGDFSRCQVKPEAFIPMSKLSAVETLVKDVDPGDTAETQGERIYGESCSHCGSTRMVKNGTCKVCLDCGSTTGCS comes from the coding sequence TTGTCTCACTTGAAAGCATCTGTACAACGGGTTTTTACCACAAAACTGGAGGAGGACAAGAGTCTTAGCGTTTATGATCTGTTCCAGTGGAAGACGGTGGACGTCTTCATGAAAAACTGGAAGACGGGGAAGACCATTGCGGACATGCCGGAATTGGAGTTTCCGGAACACTACAGCCAAAATGCCTGCAATATCATCGCTACCAAGTATTTTCGAAAGGCGGGCGTCAACAACAGCGTCGGTCATGAACGGAGCATGCGGGATGTGGCGGATCGACTGGTTCGTTTTTGGGTGGATTCTTTAAAAGACGAAGGAGTTTTAAAAACCAAAGAAGCTTATCAGATCGTCTATGATGAATTGGTTTTTGGACTGCTCAGCCAGATGTGGGCACCCAACTCTCCTCAATGGTTCAATACCGGGTTGTTTAACAGTTACGGGATCCGGGGAGAGAAAGACAATCTGTACTACTATGACAGCGAATCCGGCGAAGTGGTGGAAAGTCCGGACCGATATTCCAGAACGCAAGCGTCGGCATGTTTCATTTTATCCATTGAAGACAAACTCATGGGAGATCACTCCATTACAGAGCAGTATGTCAGTGAGACCAAATTGTTCAAAGGCGGTTCCGGCGTTGGAACCAATTTCTCCAATATTCGGGGCTTGGATGAGAAATTATCCAGTGGAGGCCATTCCTCCGGCATGATGAGCTTTTTGCAGGGCTTGGATCGAAATGCGGGAGCCATCAAATCCGGCGGAACCACTCGACGTGCGGCAAAAATGGTCATCACCGACATCGACCATCCGGAGATCGAATCTTTCATTACCTGGAAAGCCAAGGAAGAACAGAAGGTTCGGGACTTGGGGAAAATGGGATACGATACGTCCATGGATGGAGAAGCCTATGCTACCGTCAGCGGTCAAAACAGCAACAACTCCGTGAGGCTGACTGGGGAATTCATGGAGAGCGTATTCAATCTGAAGACGGATCCCGATGCCATGATCACCCTGAAAGGTCGAACGGATGACCAGGTAAACAAAGATGTGAAAGTGTCCTATCTATGGAACCTGATCAACCAGTCCTCCTGGGAATGTGCAGATCCCGGCTTGCAGTTTGACGATATTTTCAATGCATGGCATACCTGTCCCGGTGGCGAAGACGGAAAAGTAGGGGCGAAATACAACCGGATCAATGCCACCAACCCCTGCAGCGAGTATGCCTTTTTGGACGATACGGCCTGCAACCTGGCATCCATCAATGTATACCGGTTTTACGACGAAGAAAACAACAGCTTTGATGTAACGAAGTTTGTTCATTTGATCGAGATGATCCAGCTGGTATTGGAATCTTCCATCCACTGGGGGCAATTCCCCACCAAAGACATCGCAAGGAAAAGCCACCTGTTCCGAACCACCGGTCTGGGACTGGCCAATACGTCCTCCCTGCTGCTGGCAATGGGACTGCCTTATGATTCCGACGAAAGTCGAAATCTTGTGGCGACCCTTTCCGGAATCATGACGGGAGCGTCCTATCGGATGTCCGCATTCATGGCGGAAATAGTAGGTCCTTTCGAAAAGTATGAGATCAACCGGGAACACATGTTGAGGGTCATCCGAAACCACAGCCGGGTCGCAGGAGCCATGGAAGACGAACTGGAAGACATCAGCTACACACCGGTCATGGTGGATCATGACGTGCTGAAAAACATGAACCAGGGAAAACTTGGGGAAGTGCTGAAGGAAGTTTGGACCGATGCCTACAAGTACGGCAAGGAGTTTGGATATCGCAATGCCCAAGTCTCCGTTATTGCACCGACGGGAACCATATCCCTGGCCATGGATTGCGGAGCGACTTCCATCGAACCTTTCTACAGCCATATGGTCTTCAAACAGTTGGTTGGCGGCGGAAGCATGGAAATGGTCAATCCTATCTTGGAGATCGCATTAAAAAACTTGGGTTACAACGAAGAAGCGATCAAAGAGATCATGGACTACATCATGGAGAAGGACGACGATGGGAAAGTCATGCACGGCAGCGTCATCGGCGCTCCGCGTTTGAAGGAAGAACACTATCCCATTTTCGATACCGCCAATACCATTTCACCGGAAGGGCACGTCATGATGGTTTCGGCCATCACGCCATTGATCAGCGGTTCCGTATCCAAAACCGTCAATCTGCCGAATCAGGCAAAAGTGGAGGACATCGACATGATCCACCGTCTTGCCTGGAAGACCGGTACCAAGGCCATCGCCCTGTACCGGGATGGATGCAAGGCAAGCCAACCACTTTCTTCCGGAATGGCAGAAGATCAGGAGAAGGATCTGGAAGAGTACACCTACAAGGAACTGGTGGAGTACGCCAAAAACTGTGTCAAGCACGTACCGAACCGAAAAAGACCTGGAGGGATGAGAACCAGCAGGACCCACTCGGCCAAGATCGGCGACATCGAGCTGTACATTACCATCGGGTTTTATGAAGACGGCAATTTAGCGGAAGTATTTGTTTCTACCGACAAGGAAGGAACGGTTGTCAAAGGGTTGCTGGCATCCATGTCCAAAGCTCTGTCCAACATGCTGCAATACAATATCCCGCCCAAAGAGCTTTCCCGGTTACTCCGGGGTCAGCAGTTTGAACCGGCAGGGTTTGTAGCGCGACATCCTTACATCAAGTATGCTTCATCCATCGCCGATCTTCTCAGCAAGATCATCGACATCGAAATGGGTGATTTCAGCAGATGCCAGGTGAAGCCGGAAGCATTCATCCCCATGAGCAAGTTGTCTGCTGTGGAAACGTTGGTGAAAGATGTGGATCCGGGAGATACGGCAGAAACTCAAGGAGAACGAATCTATGGGGAAAGCTGTTCCCATTGCGGAAGTACCAGAATGGTGAAAAACGGCACCTGCAAAGTTTGCCTGGATTGCGGAAGCACTACGGGCTGCAGCTGA
- a CDS encoding TraB/GumN family protein, giving the protein MEENNIYRIQMNDKEIVLVGTAHVSRNSAELVKRIVEQEQPDSVCIELDEQRYKSIKDKDKWRNTDIVQIIKEKKAGFMLTNIILSNYQRKIAEQFDIQAGQEMIQGIQSAEELQANIVMADRKIQTTFTRLWRKVSLWGKIKLISSIMYSLIDDEEITEEDLERMKTEDMLSSALTELSKSFPTLKTYLVDERDQYLAAKIKEAPGKKVVAILGAAHVPGVQEELFKEQDLEELDSIPEKTLASKIGGWILPGLILVMIGLTFTVDTSMAWSQVLRFILWVGSLAALGTFLAGGHVLSAVASFVMAPLSAIHPLLATGWFAGLMEAHIRKPKVEDFERLSKDLYTLKGFWKNKVTRILLVVAFSNIGCTIGIWISGLNIVTSFFDLFF; this is encoded by the coding sequence TTGGAAGAAAACAACATATATCGAATACAAATGAATGACAAGGAAATCGTACTGGTGGGGACAGCCCATGTTTCCAGAAACAGTGCAGAACTGGTCAAACGGATCGTAGAACAGGAACAGCCGGACTCCGTATGCATCGAACTGGATGAACAGCGCTACAAGTCCATCAAGGACAAGGATAAATGGCGAAATACGGACATCGTTCAGATCATCAAGGAAAAAAAAGCCGGTTTCATGCTCACCAACATCATATTGTCCAACTATCAACGAAAGATCGCAGAGCAGTTTGACATCCAGGCTGGACAGGAAATGATCCAGGGGATCCAGTCGGCAGAAGAATTGCAAGCCAACATCGTTATGGCGGACCGGAAGATCCAGACCACATTTACCCGTTTGTGGCGAAAAGTCAGCTTATGGGGAAAGATCAAGCTCATCAGCAGCATCATGTATTCCCTCATCGACGATGAAGAGATCACGGAAGAAGATCTGGAGAGAATGAAGACGGAGGACATGCTTTCTTCCGCCTTGACGGAGCTGTCCAAATCCTTTCCCACCTTGAAAACCTATTTGGTGGATGAACGGGATCAATATCTGGCGGCAAAAATCAAAGAAGCACCCGGAAAGAAAGTGGTGGCCATCTTGGGAGCGGCCCATGTTCCCGGTGTCCAGGAAGAATTGTTCAAGGAACAGGATCTGGAAGAACTGGACTCCATTCCGGAGAAGACCCTGGCATCAAAGATCGGCGGATGGATCCTTCCCGGATTGATCTTGGTGATGATCGGTTTGACCTTTACGGTCGACACCTCCATGGCCTGGAGCCAGGTGCTCCGCTTCATATTGTGGGTGGGTAGTTTGGCAGCCCTTGGAACCTTCCTTGCAGGAGGTCATGTGCTCTCGGCTGTTGCGTCCTTTGTCATGGCACCCCTTAGCGCCATCCATCCCCTTTTGGCGACGGGATGGTTTGCCGGATTGATGGAGGCCCATATCCGAAAGCCTAAGGTGGAAGACTTTGAACGTTTGTCCAAAGATCTCTATACTCTCAAAGGGTTTTGGAAGAATAAAGTGACCCGGATCCTCCTGGTGGTGGCTTTCTCCAACATCGGATGCACCATTGGCATCTGGATCAGCGGGTTGAACATCGTGACCAGTTTTTTCGATTTGTTTTTTTAA
- a CDS encoding nucleoside triphosphate pyrophosphohydrolase: MKIKYNKLVRDMIPDLIKKSGRQYAVRVLDDASYQDALVEKIIEEIRDFHESGNEEELADIYEALDCLVDHMDYEPMHIDYLRMKKKEARGSFKERYFLVEVEEPDEA; encoded by the coding sequence ATGAAAATCAAGTACAACAAACTGGTTCGGGACATGATCCCCGACTTGATCAAGAAAAGCGGACGCCAATACGCTGTTCGGGTGCTGGATGATGCATCCTACCAGGATGCATTGGTGGAAAAGATCATCGAAGAGATCCGGGATTTCCATGAAAGCGGCAATGAAGAAGAGTTGGCAGATATTTATGAAGCTTTGGATTGTCTGGTGGATCATATGGACTACGAACCCATGCACATCGACTATCTTCGGATGAAAAAAAAGGAAGCCAGAGGCTCCTTCAAAGAACGATATTTTCTTGTAGAAGTAGAAGAACCGGACGAAGCATGA
- a CDS encoding aminotransferase class IV — MQSIWEYGTIKLLKDNGVENLSEILGSFIYKNGALVGKPDQMEAFPGDSIYEVIRMVDSRLVFLEDHLDRFYGSLELAGKKAKPERLVLKESMERLIHANGGGSRNLRLVYVPLEIGFHLYMYLIPTAVPDEKTRKEGASVVTHRVDRENPNIKTVSQSYKDLLQQEGFQGKFELLLVDSQGWIREGSKTNIFFILNDSLVTPPAKEVLPGITRKKVLEICREEGIKVEEGFLSIQDLDQVSGIFLTGTSIGVLPVKDVDGRAFPLDHPVLKRLKDGYEKKAAQKEQESPEEGWTH; from the coding sequence ATGCAATCCATTTGGGAATATGGTACCATCAAATTATTAAAAGATAATGGGGTGGAAAACTTGAGCGAGATTCTTGGCAGTTTCATATACAAAAATGGAGCATTGGTGGGAAAACCCGATCAAATGGAAGCTTTCCCCGGGGACAGCATCTATGAGGTGATCCGCATGGTGGATAGCAGACTGGTCTTTTTGGAAGATCATCTGGACCGGTTTTATGGATCCCTGGAACTGGCAGGAAAAAAGGCAAAGCCGGAACGCCTGGTCCTGAAGGAGTCCATGGAGAGATTGATCCATGCCAATGGTGGTGGAAGTAGGAACCTGAGGCTGGTGTATGTTCCACTGGAGATCGGATTCCATTTGTACATGTACCTGATCCCCACAGCAGTCCCCGATGAAAAAACCAGAAAGGAAGGGGCCAGCGTGGTGACCCACCGGGTGGATCGGGAAAATCCCAACATCAAAACCGTTTCACAGTCCTACAAAGACCTGCTCCAACAGGAGGGTTTTCAAGGAAAATTTGAATTGTTGCTGGTGGATTCTCAAGGATGGATCCGGGAAGGCAGCAAGACCAACATATTTTTTATTTTAAACGATTCTTTGGTGACGCCCCCGGCCAAGGAAGTGCTGCCGGGGATCACCCGAAAAAAAGTTCTCGAGATCTGCAGGGAAGAAGGTATAAAAGTAGAGGAAGGGTTCCTTTCGATCCAGGATCTGGACCAAGTGTCCGGCATCTTTCTCACGGGCACATCCATCGGGGTGCTGCCGGTCAAGGATGTGGACGGGAGGGCATTTCCCCTGGATCACCCCGTCTTGAAAAGATTGAAAGACGGATACGAAAAGAAAGCGGCGCAAAAGGAACAAGAAAGCCCGGAAGAAGGATGGACACACTGA
- a CDS encoding DUF6873 family GME fold protein has translation MRIAVCSSQIPRDTVKELEEHVEHVVTIPAYDVLYPAIQTHPDIQLCPLDRQTIVVQPDFDGETMKKLENLGVRVILGEKMLKAKYPADIPYNLAITENHYFHLKGAADPVCEAELQKRGKQLVPVRQGYTKCSTLILSEKGLVTADRSIWKEAVKAGYDVLLIEPGQIELAGMEYGFIGGATGVLEEEKKIFFCGHWSTHKMGRQMKEFAEARGYDCISLWEGPLLDIGSIFFLDPQSVV, from the coding sequence ATGAGAATCGCCGTCTGCTCTTCCCAGATCCCTCGGGATACGGTAAAAGAATTGGAAGAACATGTTGAACACGTTGTCACCATTCCAGCATATGATGTCCTCTATCCGGCCATCCAGACCCATCCGGATATCCAGTTGTGTCCGTTGGATCGACAAACCATTGTCGTGCAACCGGATTTTGACGGGGAGACCATGAAAAAGCTGGAGAACTTGGGAGTCCGGGTGATCCTGGGAGAAAAAATGCTGAAAGCAAAATATCCGGCGGACATTCCCTACAACCTGGCGATCACCGAAAATCATTATTTCCATTTGAAAGGGGCTGCAGATCCCGTATGTGAAGCAGAATTGCAAAAGAGGGGGAAACAACTGGTGCCGGTCAGGCAGGGCTACACCAAGTGCTCTACCTTGATTCTTTCGGAGAAAGGGCTGGTGACGGCGGATCGTTCCATTTGGAAGGAGGCCGTAAAGGCCGGTTATGATGTCTTGCTGATCGAACCGGGGCAGATAGAGCTTGCCGGGATGGAGTATGGTTTTATTGGAGGAGCCACCGGTGTGCTGGAAGAAGAAAAAAAGATCTTTTTCTGCGGGCATTGGTCCACCCACAAAATGGGGCGACAGATGAAAGAATTTGCAGAAGCACGTGGGTATGATTGCATCTCTCTTTGGGAGGGACCCTTGCTGGATATCGGAAGCATTTTCTTTCTGGATCCACAGTCGGTAGTATAG
- a CDS encoding HAD family hydrolase: protein MSTAAFFDVDGTLYRDSLMVEHFKKLIKYEVLDPAIWHGDAKRKFENWVKRHGDYEDYLLEIADIYIQNMKGLERDYIHFITDQVIKLKGERVYRFTRDRIKWHQKEGHLVVFISGSPEYLVEKMAEKYDVEHFVGTKYFVGEDNRFTGEIEPMWDSESKNKFLCQFILKHEVDLEASYAYGDTTGDYHMLKMVGHPVLINPIKKLVEIFQEDPELVQKASIIVERKDVIYQIPADVKIL, encoded by the coding sequence ATGTCAACAGCCGCTTTTTTCGACGTGGATGGGACTCTTTATCGGGATTCCCTCATGGTGGAGCATTTTAAAAAACTGATCAAGTACGAAGTGCTGGATCCGGCCATCTGGCATGGTGATGCCAAGCGAAAATTTGAAAACTGGGTGAAGCGTCACGGCGATTATGAAGATTATCTTTTGGAGATCGCCGACATATACATTCAAAACATGAAGGGCCTGGAGCGTGACTACATCCACTTCATTACGGACCAGGTGATCAAGCTCAAAGGGGAGCGGGTATATCGTTTTACCCGGGATCGGATCAAATGGCACCAAAAAGAGGGTCATCTGGTAGTTTTTATATCCGGCAGCCCGGAATACCTGGTGGAAAAAATGGCGGAAAAGTATGATGTGGAGCATTTTGTGGGCACGAAGTACTTTGTGGGGGAAGACAACCGATTCACCGGAGAGATCGAACCCATGTGGGATTCCGAGAGCAAAAACAAATTTTTATGCCAGTTCATCCTAAAACATGAGGTGGATCTGGAAGCCAGCTATGCCTATGGAGATACAACAGGGGATTATCATATGTTGAAGATGGTGGGACATCCTGTATTGATCAATCCCATCAAAAAACTGGTAGAGATCTTTCAGGAAGATCCGGAACTGGTCCAAAAGGCCAGTATCATCGTGGAGCGAAAAGACGTGATCTACCAGATCCCTGCCGATGTGAAAATCCTGTAA